Proteins found in one Zea mays cultivar B73 chromosome 1, Zm-B73-REFERENCE-NAM-5.0, whole genome shotgun sequence genomic segment:
- the LOC109943432 gene encoding zinc finger BED domain-containing protein RICESLEEPER 2-like: MYHFNSSSTMEEENIPLPASLGSRSRTRTKQLTKKPPISMQKMHAATSSSASGNRSNVSISVEPTTNSREEEDKDEDNSLDMEDDFSLSLSSEDGGSQGEDEVHNAKRGVKRAKGDVPLSPSKCKVKRVKRADCWKYFKVVEVQSKKKFGEMVTKAKCKFCYKMYVYQPGGPTSQLNRHLDKCTAYQNKLANAKSKVSQGTISFALDDGSLVVNPTEYDHDHTRNLIAKMIIVHEYSLRMVEHRWFNILMKWMNNSYESIGRKTIKNECMKVYESEKDLLKKTLRETESISLTTDLWTSNQNVQYMSLVGHYIDENWELQCRVLNFVELDPPHTGVVIAQAIFECLVEWKIEDKVITITLDNASNNDVAITNLTSKLLARRNTQFDPLYFHVRCASHIVNLTVNDGLQPIDDLISNLRETVKYFKRSPSRMYKFMDVCKEYAVKVGKRSLS; encoded by the exons ATGTACCATTTCAACAGTTCAAGCACTATGGAGGAGGAGAACATTCCATTGCCAGCAAGTTTGGGGTCTCGATCTCGTACTCGAACCAAGCAGCTCACAAAGAAGCCACCCATTTCGATGCAGAAGATGCATGCAGCGACATCATCATCGGCGTCCGGCAATCGGTCTAATGTTTCTATATCTGTG GAGCCAACAACTAATTCTAGAGAGGAGGAAGACAAGGACGAGGATAATAGCCTCGACATGGAGGATGATTTCTCTCTAAGCCTATCTTCAGAGGATGGTGGGAGCCAGGGTGAAGATGAGGTTCATAATGCAAAGAGAGGAGTCAAAAGGGCAAAGGGTGAtgttccattatctccttcaaagTGTAAGGTCAAGAGGGTGAAGCGAGCAGATTGCTGGAAGTATTTTAAGGTGGTCGAAGTTCAATCAAAGAAGAAGTTTGGGGAAATGGTGACGAAGGCCAAGTGCAAGTTTTGTTACAAAATGTATGTGTATCAACCTGGGGGTCCAACATCACAACTGAATCGACATCTTGATAAGTGCACCGCCTACCAGAACAAGTTGGCCAATGCAAAATCAAAGGTTTCTCAAGGTACTATCAGCTTCGCTCTTGATGATGGTTCTCTTGTTGTTAATCCCACTGAATATGATCATGATCACACtagaaatttgattgctaagatgatTATTGTTCATGAGTATTCACTTCGAATGGTAGAGCACAGATGGTTTAATATCTTGATGAAATGGATGAATAACAGCTATGAAAGTATTGGTAGAAAGACTATAAAAAATGAGTGCATGAAAGTGTATGAATCTGAAAAGGACCTTCTAAAGAAAACTCTTAGAGAGACTGAATCCATAAGTTTGACTACCGATCTGTGGACATCTAACCAAAATGTCCAATACATGAGTTTGGTTGGACACTACATAGATGAAAATTGGGAATTGCAATGTCGTGTACTGAACTTTGTGGAGTTGGATCCTCCCCACACTGGTGTAGTGATAGCTCAAGCTATTTTTGAGTGCCTGGTTGAATGGAAAATTGAAGATAAAGTTATCACAATCACACTTgacaatgcttcaaataatgATGTTGCCATCACCAATTTGACATCCAAGCTTCTTGCTAGAAGGAATACACAATTTGATCCCTTGTATTTTCATGTTCGTTGTGCTTCACACATAGTCAATTTGACTGTAAATGATGGCTTGCAACCAATAGATGATCTCATAAGTAACCTTAGGGAAACAGTAAAATATTTCAAGAGATCACCTAGTAGAATGTACAAGTTCATGGATGTTTGCAAAGAGTATGCTGTAAAAGTTGGAAAAAGGTCTCTCTCTTGA
- the LOC103637435 gene encoding protein LAZ1 homolog 2 isoform X2, translating to MWNEAMASDGSSSSTFRGLYGNVHGPAVLTGAPFALVALLISLWLILQHLRSYSDPAEQKWIIAVLFMVPVYACESIISLWNSKLSLACDILRNCYEAFALYAFGRYLVACLEV from the exons ATGTGGAATGAGGCGATGGCATCTGACGGATCATCATCCTCTACCTTCCGGGGGTTGTACGGCAACGTCCACGGCCCGGCGGTGCTCACTGGCGCGCCGTTCGCGCTCGTGGCGCTCCTCATCTCGCTCTGGCTCATCCTGCAGCACCTCAGATCCTACAGCGATCCAGCT GAACAGAAGTGGATCATAGCTGTGCTGTTCATGGTGCCTGTTTATGCCTGCGAATCG ATAATCTCACTGTGGAACTCGAAGCTCTCTCTGGCCTGTGATATATTACGGAATTGTTACGAAGCCTTTGCTCTGTACGCCTTCGGACGATACTTGGTGGCTTGCCTTG AAGTGTGA
- the LOC103637435 gene encoding protein LAZ1 homolog 2 isoform X1, whose protein sequence is MWNEAMASDGSSSSTFRGLYGNVHGPAVLTGAPFALVALLISLWLILQHLRSYSDPAEQKWIIAVLFMVPVYACESIISLWNSKLSLACDILRNCYEAFALYAFGRYLVACLGFFGVFGNSEMGFVFRK, encoded by the exons ATGTGGAATGAGGCGATGGCATCTGACGGATCATCATCCTCTACCTTCCGGGGGTTGTACGGCAACGTCCACGGCCCGGCGGTGCTCACTGGCGCGCCGTTCGCGCTCGTGGCGCTCCTCATCTCGCTCTGGCTCATCCTGCAGCACCTCAGATCCTACAGCGATCCAGCT GAACAGAAGTGGATCATAGCTGTGCTGTTCATGGTGCCTGTTTATGCCTGCGAATCG ATAATCTCACTGTGGAACTCGAAGCTCTCTCTGGCCTGTGATATATTACGGAATTGTTACGAAGCCTTTGCTCTGTACGCCTTCGGACGATACTTGGTGGCTTGCCTTG GTTTTTTTGGAGTATTTGGAAACTCGGAAATGGGCTTTGTTTTCAGAAAGTAG